The stretch of DNA GTGCTGGCCTGTGTGTTTTGTGCCACAACAAAGTGAAAAGTAAAAAGCTGACTTTGATGAAGGAAAAGCCCTTGACCTTTGCACAGGAAAAAAGCAGTCTTCAGAAACATAGTACAAACTGACTcaacaaatgttgaaaaagccaACGGTTTAAGTCACTGGCTTTTCTACACTTTGTATCTCTTGTCTCTTGCTTGAGTCTTGTGTAAGCttcagtttgactttttttccatcCTCTGTCATGCTCCACTAAGTGGAAGTTTACTGTGTTCTGCATTAAAGGCCATGTGTGCTCGCAGCTGCAGCTGTGGCCTCCCAGATGTAGACCAGCAAAGCAGCAGTAACATTTTACGGTGCTGAGTTCACACAGCTGCACAGAATGAAGACCACAAAATTATCTGTTGAAAGTTAAACTGTGATATTGGTATATTTGatgatacagtacagtatattgcaTGTAATGTATACTGTACACACTGTATATGAATACATATTGTGATTATTGATTTTGATTATCAAGTAGGCCTTTTTAATGGTGCAAcaatctgtttgtgtgtgtatatacagtatgtatatattatacaaTTCACTTACTCCAGTCGTCACTCTGTCAGCTCTGCAAAATGTACACTAAATtgtctattttacaaatattagttGTGCTTTATGTGGTTAACATTGGAGATAGCATTTGGCTATGAGTCCCTCATCAGCCACCGAGGCAAGCTGATTGATTGATCGATCTTATTTGCCCCAGAAACTAAGCACATTCTAAGCAAATACTCACTAAATTAAAAATTCATTAAGCACATTCATATTTGCCTTTTTACTGCATTTTAAGAACCACAAAGATTAAGCAAATTAGCCAGGTAACCGGTTAAAAACTGATGCCATAATTTATTTTTGCAAGCAAAAAGACAGCAGAGGAAATTTGGAAGAGACAGCAGTCcgtgttttcattttgtaattTACTGTTGTGGAAACGCAATGTTTGAAGTGATGCTGGAAAGGATAGTTCCTGGCCAGCAGGGAAGTACGGCCTCAGGACCAGAGACTTTTTGCAGGGAAGGAACCAAAAGTCTCTGCAACTCTGGTCAGCATGGAGGTAAAGTTCCTGAATACGTAAACAGGCTCCTGGGAAACCTTCTGCAGACCAAAAGGGCTGTACGATGCAATACAGCACAATGCAAGaatgttttaataaaacattCTTGTTTTTACAGACCGTTTTTCTCCCGCCAACACGCTACATTGCTGCAATTTATGTCTCTGTAAACAATGAGTTTGTTGAACAAACTGTGTATTGATTCAGGTGTTTCTAATTTACCTCAAGCACTTTCTTTTTATACTTAATTGTTTTTAGCTTTATCAGCCAACATATGTGCCAATATGTGTAATAAGCCATAATATCTGCCTTTTTAAAGTACTTGTATTAAGTAAAACACAGAGGCTATTTCTATTTCACTGGTGGTTTAATACAATCATAACAAAGCATGTTATTTATGCTAGTATTAGTAGTGaaaccaacccccccccccccctcaataAGAAAAATGGGTGATGCTTCACTTAATCAACCACACACGTGAGCCAGGCCATGCTAGCAGAAGGTTGTGGTGTGCGTGTTATGACCACGCTAGTTACATTTCCTGCTACGGATAACGGCTTGCGTTTCCTCACCCTCTGTGTGAATCTGTCAAACAAAATACAGGTCTGAGGCTTCATGTGAAACTGGATATTCTGCACAGACTGTTGCTGCTGGAACCTGTGGCCTCAAAGTGATTGATTAACCTCTGTGTTGGAACTATGGGTAGACTCTTATCTGTGTTCACAGATGGGTGTGGACTGATCTGGGCCCAGTTTGACAAGCTGACCGTGTGATTGGCTCATCTGAATGTTCAGTCAATTATTTTTCATATAAAACTGGTGGCACATGGTTTAGGCTATAATTACTTTCTTTTGTCAGATGTAAATCGGCATTTCAATTACGCTAATTGTGCATATAGTGATTTTAAGTTTTCTTTGTTGTAGGGATACATTTCTCTCcattttcagtgttttggttGGAAAGCAATTAACCCAAGTGTTGAACCTGTGCCCATAATGACTGTTTTCTCTGCCCCCTCTTCTCTCTGCTTTCCCTCTCCATTTCTCTCACTTATTCTTCTTTATTTTCTCAATGATTTTTGTCACTGCTTTCTCtattctctctatttctctttctttcatcACACGGTCTTCTCTCCCACCTctttcccctttctctgcttctctcttcAGTCCAGCAAGGAAGATAAACTGTCAAGTCGTATTCAGAGCATGCTGGGCAATTACGACGAGATGAAAGAGCCGATTGGTGACACACTTCCTAAGCTTGGCGGTAAACCTTCAAACAGCTCGTCTTCCTctgaggagaaatcgggcccaCCTTTATTTGGCGGGGACCAGCGCGGCGTCGGTAGCGGTGGCAGCAGCCAGAGCAGCAAGTGGACTCCTGTTGGCCCTGCAGCAGGTGGATCTTCATCCCAGTCCCAGAAACGCTCTGGACTCCAGGGCGGGCACAGTAGCCAGAGAGGCAGTGGCAGTAGTGGCAGCAGTAGCCAAAGACACGGAGGGGAGGTGCGGGAAAAGAAGTCAAGTAAACACAGCGGAGGGTCAGAGCACTCAAAGTCACACACATCTAGTCCGGCCAAGGGCTCTCTGAGTTCCTCCGGCAGCAACAGCCACTTGCGCAGCTCCTTGTCTGCCGAGCAGCATCACAGCAAGGAGCGCTACCGCTCCAAGTCCCCACGAGACAGGGAGGCCAACTGGGACTCTCCCTCACGGGTTCACACCACCTTCCCCACTGGACAGCACTCGAGTCAGGCCTTTCCCCCGTCTCTCATGTCCAAACCCGGCTCCATGCTGCAGAAGCCCACAGCGTATGTGCGGCCTATGGACGGCCAGGAAACGGCAGAACCCAAGAGCTCACAAGCCGAAAGCTACAGTGGACAGTCGCACAGCAGCACCATGGGAGAGATGAAGTCCAACAGCAAGGCCTCACTTTCCAAACTCAAGATCCCCTCACAGCCTGTAGAGGTAAGGCTTGTCCACTGGCTTTCTATTAAGCGGAcgtactgtgtgtttatgtagcACTTAAGATATAAATCTATACTAGCAGAAGTTGCATGTGGAATATATATAGACTTAGAATGGCAGAGCAGTGTTAATGTTTGGAGCACATATTCATAATGATGTAATAATAGAATAGATTACCTCTCAGCATGTTAACACTTGGTCTGTTTGAACTCTGTCTCATAAAATGCCTATAGAATGACTCATGCTACTCAAAATGGAAACAGCCTCTCACCTGCTGGACTGACATCATGTCATTAAACACGTGTTAAATgtgatgtttctgtctttagGGATCCGGTGAGGCCAACTGTGTCGATGAGATTTTGAAGGTACGTATATGATTGTATTGTATTATCAAGCTGACAGTTCGTCACGAGGCCTGTTGCTCGGGTCAATTTAAGACCATTGCGCATTACTAACACCTCaactcattttcacttttttttttccttgtttttttttttctttctttcaggaAATGACTCAGTTGTGGCCCCCTCCGCTGACAGCCATCCACACCCCCTGCAAAACAGAGCCCTCCAAGTTTCCATTCCCCACCAAGGTCAGCACCGCACCAGTCCCTGTTTTTACTGTTTGATTCAAATTATTTTGTGTCATAATGAATTAATAGGGCTAAAATGATTTGTTATGTACGGTGCAAACAGATCATCATCCAGAGACACATTTGGTGGCTGCCTAATTGAAACTATAAAGTGATGGGACTATGGATTCATTGTTAATCTGATAGTGAAATGAATACCAGAACTGACTGAAAAGTACTTCAACCTCCTTAGTGCTTGCATGTAGATATACCCGCCACACACTCaaggaggaaaaaaatcatTCAGAATAGATTCTTTTTCATTAATTCATTGATAGTTATCAGATTCGACAGAcaaattttatatattatttcaaATTCTTTTGTTTACCTCAGGACCCTCACCCTTTTCCAAGTGCACACAGTGAGTATCACACATATTTCTGATTCAAACATAAtagatttacaaaaaataatgtactgtatttatatatatatatatttttttttatattatgtatatattatattgtatgtttatatatactTATTGCTCAttaattttgtttgtgtgtttttagagCGAGGTAGTTCTTCCAAGAGCTCCAGCAGCCACCAGTCCAAAGCTTGCGATGAGCAGCCCACGTAAGTGCTTCGTCCTTTCCTCCCTTTGTCTTTTTTCATCGTAACCTCATGTTTGTAGAGTTGCCCGTATTGATCCAgacaacaaagaataaaaataaaacaaatagttATCATAAGGTAACAAGCGTTAAGGAACCAGACATGCATAGATGTCTTCACTAAGTTATGTAGACATAGCCGGCAATCTCAGACATATTACACTGCTGTAATACAAAGATTTAATTTAAGTTCATTCCTGTATTTCAGTATGTTGGAAGATGACCTGAAGCTCAGCAGCAGTGAGGACAGTGATGGTGAACAGGATTCTGCAAAGAACGCCTCAAGGAACACCTCTGCAAGGTAGCAGAAAGCATAGTAAAATTACTTTTTGTGAAATTTCAATACTGAGTTTTAGTTGGGACTGCGTCAGGTAGATGTTGACTCCAGCTAAAGTTTTGAGGCCACAGTGGTTTTATATTGACTTGCATTATAGTCAAaggtgtttgttttattatgttccTTATCTTGAAAGAGATGGTGCACAATGTAGGTGACTTTCTTGTTATTTCTGTGGCACAGTCATAGAATTCATTTTAGAATTAAAGGATTATTTTTGCAGGATTTCTGGATTGCATTATATTGACATGATTCTTTTTTGGTCATtgactgtatatattaaataATCAGCCGATGTTGGGTGTTTTTAAAACCTAAACAATGGGGAAATGTTAAAGAAAGAATATAAACTATATTAAGTTTGGGATtattgcttttttgtttgttcagaAGGCCACATTACAGAGTCTGGCAGTACAGCTTTCAGCTCAATCTGGTCCTTGTCGCTGCAATAAGTGGTTGGTCAGGGTGTCAGTGCAGAGTGGTGTGGGATCTCAGGGGatagcatcaaccacagctgagAAAGGTGCAAATTACAAATCAAGTATGGAACCGTTTAGAAAAATACAAGCTATATGTAGAGGTTAAGAATAATCCTCAGCTATGAAAGTGTTGCCGTCCATTGTCAAGAGATAATCAGCGTATTGAACACTATACATCTTCACATGGAGCAAAGATGTGTCCATGAAATTGAAGACAAGATTTTAAACACACGACATGACGGGGTTGTTTGTATGCATCCTCCAGACTGTAAAACATGACTGATAGTGTGCTGCATACCTTTTGCACACAATATAAGGCTGTTTGACTCTTTTTCTGTTACAACAGCAATAACAGTGAAGGAGCGGAGCAATCGAGGGATGACTCAAGCAGCCACAGCGGCTCAGAGAGCAGCTCAGGCTCCGACAGCGAGAGCGAAAGCAGCACGACAGACAGCGAAGCCAATGATCACCCGCGGCCCGCCTCTCCAGAGGTAATGACTTCCCAGTTACTTTGTACAACGTTGTAGTGCTATTTAGGTGATTATGATTTGGTACTTAATCAACCATTATTTTCAATTGCAGTAACTGTACCTCGCTCTGTCCACCCTTATTTTGGGTTGTAATAGTTACAAAGCAGTCACTGTACTTTCTTCTGGCCACAATACCATCTTtttagtattttattttgtttgacaaGGTTTCATAATAATTTTCATTAACTAACACATTGTTACAACTGTGTGCTCTGCTTCCCCTTCAGCCTGAACAACCCATGGCCAACAAGTGGCAGCTTGACAACTGGTTCAAGAAGGCCAAGCAGTTCTCCCCAGCCTCTCCAGTGGACAATAATGTTCCAACCAAGTGCAAGAAAGAGGGCAGAGATAACGGCTCAGGACGTGGCTATAGTAGTCAGGGAGGGGGTTCAAAAGACTCAGCGGCACCCACCCCAAGCAGGGACTTACGGGCGGCACAAAAGGGTGCAGAGGGTGGGCGTGGCCGGCAAAAATCCCCCGCCCAGAGTGAGGGTGGCACAAATCTGCGAAAGAGTGTGGGTAAAAAACAGCCTAAAAAGTCTGAGAAGCCCCCAGTTGTGGAGGAACCCAAGGGAGGTCTGAGGGTGGAGAGTGAGCCAGCTCCAGAGATACCTCCTCATCGGCCCAAAGCTGCTACTAAGGGTTCCCGCAAACCAAGCATCAAAACGAAATCAGCAAAAGAACCGAAATCCTCGCCGCGGCCCACCGCAGCTGCCGTCACCACTACTGCAGATAAACGCAAAGCCAAGGCACCCACCAAGACTTCCCAGAAGTCTCGCGAGTTTGTTGATACAGACTCTTCATCATCAGACTCTGAGGGGAATGACAGCATCCCGTCCTCGTCGCAGACACCCAAGTACACAGAGAGTATCAggacccctgtgtgtgtgttttctccaaTGGAAGAAAAAGAGTTGTTGTCGCCACTCAGTGACCCTGAGGAGCGCTACCCTGCAAGGCAACCTCAGCAGCAAGTGTTACTAGTGAAGATAGGTTAGTCGAAGCTGCTTATAAGGCGAATAAGtcttataataatataacacaaATTCTGTATTCTTCGCACTTGTTTTACATTTGTCTAGCTGGAGTGCACACTCctgaaaatgttcttttctTTGGACCAAAGTAACCCGTACCCTTCCCTTTCCTTCCCATTTCCTATAGATCTCAGCTTGCTGTCTAGGATCCCAGGGCTACCCTACAAGGAGCCTGTAGAGATAAAAGTGGAGAGGGACGACTCTCTAGATAGAGACAGCAAAGACTTCAGCAAACAGAactctgagaagagctctagTAAGGCAAAGAGGAAACACAAGGTATACGACTTGATAAAGAaaattttgtgtctgtgttctctGCTGTGATCTTTAAATTTATGTCTCGCTTTAAGAAGAGTAAAAGGAGAGTAGTGGTTAGTGCCTACTACAAGACTTTAGCCCTGATTTTCCACTCAGTGACAGCTTTTGGAGCTTGCTGACAGTTTTTTGGACCCCCCCCAAACAGGTTTCcatcaaagcaaaaaaaaaaaatgcctttcAGACAATGAACAGTTGATAAAATTTTGGTTGAGATCCAGATCTTGAATTTCTGCCATTAGATgattatgcatttattttttaaatcatagcTGTGAAACTACCAGACAAAGAGACTTACAATCTAAGTGATATGTTAGGGTGTAACAGTGAGTTGGGAAACCATTAAGGGTTGGCGGAAGGTTGTACTGTACCTTGTAAGAAATCAAGTGCTAAGTTGCACATTTCTTTGTCTTCAAAGCATTTTCTTCAGAGgcatgtacacacaaacactaataaattatttaatgtGTCTTTTAATTTTCTGCAATCTTTGTATGTTTTAGAATGATGAAGAAGGCACCAAACCAGAGAGCAAGCGATGCAAGCTAGAGGAGAAGTCCCTATCTAATCATAAAAACAGCAGTAAAGAGTGGGTATTCTTCCTTTTCCTTCCGATTATCATTCACAGTAAAACCCTCTGCACACCGGGAACACTTGGTGAGACAGTAGTACTTAATGTCTTTACAGGCAAAATGAAGCTTGCCAGATATCTTTTTCTCTATTCTTacaattttaacaaaataaaccctCTAAACTCCAGTGAGCCCTATAAAATTAAAGCATAAAGGCTCAGTGTCGTGGCTTGTTTGTTACATTGCAGCCTCTTCAAGCTGCACTTTAACCTTTATTATAAGAACATCTCTGCTATAATCCTAATGTGGATCTGGAAAGTTAATATTTATTCTTTTGAGTGTTAATATTTTATGACTCGAGTACAGTACTGCAACAAAGCTTGtccgtttaaataacaaatacaagATGTGTTACAATGACGATTCATGTCCCACCAGGTCTAAGAGGT from Sander lucioperca isolate FBNREF2018 chromosome 13, SLUC_FBN_1.2, whole genome shotgun sequence encodes:
- the aff4 gene encoding AF4/FMR2 family member 4 isoform X7 — translated: MLGNYDEMKEPIGDTLPKLGGKPSNSSSSSEEKSGPPLFGGDQRGVGSGGSSQSSKWTPVGPAAGGSSSQSQKRSGLQGGHSSQRGSGSSGSSSQRHGGEVREKKSSKHSGGSEHSKSHTSSPAKGSLSSSGSNSHLRSSLSAEQHHSKERYRSKSPRDREANWDSPSRVHTTFPTGQHSSQAFPPSLMSKPGSMLQKPTAYVRPMDGQETAEPKSSQAESYSGQSHSSTMGEMKSNSKASLSKLKIPSQPVEGSGEANCVDEILKEMTQLWPPPLTAIHTPCKTEPSKFPFPTKDPHPFPSAHKRGSSSKSSSSHQSKACDEQPTMLEDDLKLSSSEDSDGEQDSAKNASRNTSASNNSEGAEQSRDDSSSHSGSESSSGSDSESESSTTDSEANDHPRPASPEPEQPMANKWQLDNWFKKAKQFSPASPVDNNVPTKCKKEGRDNGSGRGYSSQGGGSKDSAAPTPSRDLRAAQKGAEGGRGRQKSPAQSEGGTNLRKSVGKKQPKKSEKPPVVEEPKGGLRVESEPAPEIPPHRPKAATKGSRKPSIKTKSAKEPKSSPRPTAAAVTTTADKRKAKAPTKTSQKSREFVDTDSSSSDSEGNDSIPSSSQTPKYTESIRTPVCVFSPMEEKELLSPLSDPEERYPARQPQQQVLLVKIDLSLLSRIPGLPYKEPVEIKVERDDSLDRDSKDFSKQNSEKSSSKAKRKHKNDEEGTKPESKRCKLEEKSLSNHKNSSKESKRSLEKKEEPVPSPSISGIQRMPKAEHPSRKRTVSQSSTSLSSGTGSGKEGSHSTKGNSTSRHRKGEDKGRSTRDGKEKSSKGCDNQLAVLPLSTDGSKAQRSKLVFEDRVHSADHYLQEAKKLKHNADALYLSLMSKKQKNGSLKDEQLDRFEKAVYYLDAVVSFIECGNALEKSAQEAKSPFPMYAETVELIKYTMKLKSYLAPDATSADKRLAVLCLRCQSLLYLRLFKLRKDSALKYSKTLTEHLKNSLSNTQAPSPGMGNKAAGMPSPVSPKLSPGTAVGYSAVVSSSSASSSVTIPQRIHQMAASYVQVTSNFLYATEVWDQAEQLSKEQKDFFLELDKVMGPLIFNTSSMTELVRYTRQGLHWLRLDAKLIP